The following are encoded in a window of Actinomyces oris genomic DNA:
- the topA gene encoding type I DNA topoisomerase: protein MSTKLVIVESPNKVRSIAGYLGPEFDVEASVGHIRDLPQPSELPATMKKGPYGKFAVDVEDDFTPYYVVNPDKKKTVAQLKKALKEADELYLATDDDREGEAIAWHLQQVLKPKVPVRRMVFTEITREAVTRALDNTRELDIHLVDAQETRRILDRLVGYEVSPVLWRKVRAGLSAGRVQSVATRLVVERERERMAFRSASYWGVEATFSTVLSAVDVTARQEASFTARLVTLDGRRVATGRDFNDDGQLRPAALKASAVHLHQVGATAVAEAIGRGEPRVVGVEDKPYKRRPAAPFTTSTLQQEASRKLRMNPRETMRVAQGLYENGFITYMRTDSTVLSGQAVAAARSQVAELYGAEYVPERPRVYASKSKGAQEAHEAIRPAGDHFRTPAQVSGELTGAQFRLYELIWKRTVASQMADAVGSTATVTVEVPLTPVAGESRDSGPTFSTAGLTASGTVITFRGFLAAYEEGRDAERYQDDAGAAAKDSKDVRLPAMIAGQELAALDAEASGHETTPPPRYTEASLVKALEEREIGRPSTYAATMSTISDRGYVDHRGQALVPTWLAFAVTRLLEENFAELVDYDFTASMERDLDRIAAGEEDRVAWLRRFYNGQGGAGTEQAVQAASNELEAAAAALRAQGLKGLVDNLGEIDARAVNSIEIGEGITLRVGRYGPYLEDAEGKRANVPADLAPDELTVDKARELFTRAADDGRELGVDPASGHVIIAKDGRYGPYVTEVLPEPEETAEAEATKTAKTAKSTKAKKTAKAAKPKPRTASLLRSMDLSTVTLEQALDLLSLPRVVGQDPESGEDITAQNGRYGPYLKKGTDSRSLETEEQIFTVTLEQALEIFAQPKRRRGQAAARGPLRELGQDPATEKPVVIKDGRFGPYITDGQTNVTVPRSEDPATISAERAFELLADKRAKGPAKKRTTRKTTAKKTTTKKAAAKKTAAKKTAAKTASSKAAASKEG, encoded by the coding sequence GTGTCCACCAAGCTCGTCATCGTGGAGTCCCCCAACAAGGTGCGCTCCATTGCCGGCTACCTGGGTCCGGAGTTCGACGTCGAGGCCTCCGTGGGGCACATTCGCGACCTGCCGCAGCCCTCCGAGCTGCCCGCCACCATGAAGAAGGGCCCCTACGGGAAGTTCGCGGTCGACGTCGAGGACGACTTCACCCCCTACTACGTCGTCAACCCTGACAAGAAGAAGACGGTCGCCCAGCTCAAGAAGGCCCTCAAGGAGGCCGACGAGCTCTACCTGGCCACCGATGACGACCGCGAGGGCGAGGCCATCGCCTGGCACCTCCAGCAGGTCCTCAAGCCCAAGGTGCCGGTGCGCCGTATGGTCTTCACTGAGATCACCCGCGAGGCCGTCACCCGGGCCCTGGACAACACCCGCGAGCTGGACATCCACCTCGTCGACGCCCAGGAGACCCGACGCATCCTGGACCGCCTCGTGGGCTACGAGGTCAGCCCGGTCCTGTGGCGCAAGGTCCGCGCCGGCCTGTCCGCCGGGCGCGTGCAGTCAGTGGCCACCCGACTCGTCGTCGAGCGCGAGCGCGAGCGCATGGCCTTCCGCTCCGCCTCCTACTGGGGGGTGGAGGCCACCTTCTCCACCGTCCTGTCCGCCGTGGACGTCACCGCCCGCCAGGAGGCCTCCTTCACCGCCCGGCTCGTCACCCTCGACGGGCGGCGCGTGGCCACCGGGCGCGACTTCAACGACGACGGCCAGCTGCGCCCGGCCGCGCTCAAGGCCTCCGCCGTCCACCTCCACCAGGTGGGGGCCACCGCCGTGGCCGAGGCCATCGGCCGGGGAGAGCCGCGCGTGGTCGGCGTGGAGGACAAGCCCTACAAGCGCCGCCCGGCCGCCCCCTTCACCACCTCCACCCTCCAGCAGGAGGCCTCCCGCAAGCTGCGCATGAACCCGCGCGAGACCATGCGCGTGGCGCAGGGCCTCTACGAGAACGGCTTCATCACCTACATGCGTACCGACTCCACGGTCCTGTCCGGTCAGGCCGTGGCCGCGGCCCGCTCGCAGGTGGCCGAGCTCTACGGGGCCGAGTACGTCCCCGAGCGCCCCCGCGTCTACGCCTCCAAGTCCAAGGGCGCCCAGGAGGCCCACGAGGCGATCCGCCCCGCCGGCGACCACTTCCGCACCCCGGCCCAGGTCTCCGGTGAGCTCACCGGCGCCCAGTTCCGCCTCTACGAGCTCATCTGGAAGCGGACCGTGGCCTCCCAGATGGCCGACGCCGTCGGCTCGACCGCCACGGTCACCGTCGAGGTGCCGCTGACACCCGTGGCCGGCGAGTCGCGCGACTCCGGCCCCACCTTCTCCACGGCCGGCCTGACGGCGTCGGGCACCGTCATCACCTTCCGCGGCTTCCTGGCCGCCTACGAGGAGGGGCGCGACGCCGAGCGCTACCAGGACGACGCCGGAGCCGCCGCCAAGGACTCCAAGGACGTGCGCCTGCCCGCGATGATCGCCGGGCAGGAGCTGGCCGCCCTGGACGCCGAGGCCTCCGGCCACGAGACCACGCCGCCGCCGCGCTACACCGAGGCCTCCCTGGTCAAAGCCCTTGAGGAGCGCGAGATCGGCCGCCCCTCGACGTATGCGGCCACCATGTCCACCATCTCCGACCGCGGCTACGTCGACCACCGAGGCCAGGCCCTGGTGCCGACCTGGCTCGCCTTCGCCGTCACTCGGCTGCTGGAGGAGAACTTCGCCGAGCTCGTCGACTACGACTTCACCGCCTCCATGGAGCGCGACCTGGACCGGATCGCCGCCGGCGAGGAGGACCGGGTCGCCTGGCTGCGGCGCTTCTACAACGGGCAGGGTGGGGCCGGCACCGAGCAGGCCGTCCAGGCCGCCTCGAACGAGCTTGAGGCCGCGGCGGCTGCGCTGCGCGCCCAGGGGCTCAAGGGCCTGGTGGACAACCTCGGTGAGATCGATGCCCGCGCCGTCAACTCCATCGAGATCGGCGAGGGCATCACCCTGCGCGTGGGGCGCTACGGCCCCTACCTGGAGGACGCCGAGGGCAAGCGTGCCAACGTCCCGGCCGACCTCGCCCCCGACGAGCTGACCGTGGACAAGGCCCGCGAGCTCTTCACCCGCGCCGCCGACGACGGCCGCGAGCTCGGCGTCGACCCGGCCAGCGGGCACGTCATCATCGCCAAGGACGGCCGCTACGGCCCCTACGTCACCGAGGTCCTGCCCGAGCCGGAGGAGACGGCCGAGGCGGAGGCGACCAAGACTGCGAAGACGGCCAAATCGACGAAGGCGAAGAAGACCGCGAAGGCAGCCAAGCCCAAGCCCCGTACCGCCAGCCTCCTGCGCTCCATGGACCTGTCCACCGTGACCCTGGAGCAGGCCCTGGACCTGCTGAGCCTGCCGCGCGTCGTCGGCCAGGACCCGGAGTCGGGGGAGGACATCACCGCCCAGAACGGCCGCTACGGGCCCTACCTCAAGAAGGGCACGGACTCGCGCTCCCTGGAGACCGAAGAGCAGATCTTCACCGTCACCCTGGAGCAGGCCCTGGAGATCTTCGCCCAGCCCAAGCGGCGTCGAGGGCAGGCGGCCGCCCGCGGGCCGCTGCGGGAGCTGGGGCAGGACCCGGCCACTGAGAAGCCGGTGGTCATCAAGGACGGTCGCTTCGGCCCCTACATCACTGACGGGCAGACCAACGTCACCGTGCCCCGCAGCGAGGACCCGGCCACCATCAGCGCCGAGCGGGCCTTCGAGCTGCTCGCGGACAAGCGCGCCAAGGGCCCGGCCAAGAAGCGCACCACCCGCAAGACCACCGCCAAGAAGACCACGACGAAGAAGGCCGCCGCCAAGAAGACAGCCGCTAAGAAGACCGCCGCTAAGACGGCGTCGAGCAAGGCGGCCGCCTCGAAGGAGGGCTGA
- a CDS encoding PAS domain S-box protein, which translates to MEYVDGNERRFGAEDLFFSTTDTKGVIRRTNRVFDSLSRHSSEELVGSPHNIIRHDDMPAGAFKLMWDELEQGRSSCVYVLNRAKDGRDYWVFATIAPLADGYLSVRVRPTNHAMFTPVKEIYARVRAAERAYAEEGHGRREVAEHGAALLTEELAKLQYHDLHNFARAALPRELALLVVEGVRVPLRAESDNPMSAVLQAVAAIERDTDELIYQLGEYQELINGLGSWAGGVRSVIDRADRVGSLMGEVTSPDAESSVPNVSERVKERGAQAVEVLRQLNSSLVALYEAASEVRFRSSMMRLHTLMAGIFAAAVLDGQEGESADAIGDLAEAMLSDLEELVPSCQEAANLAERLEGDLRSVVSNLDRVKRPFQRWIRALQDEGAQALVEGVDAEAALSEAVAVGEQGFPETASLAELAAKARGVVVTLDEPVIRQRVATVRETLSHLGE; encoded by the coding sequence ATGGAATACGTCGATGGCAACGAGCGCCGCTTCGGTGCCGAGGACCTGTTCTTCTCGACGACGGATACCAAGGGTGTCATTCGCAGGACCAACCGGGTCTTCGATTCGCTGTCCCGTCACAGCTCCGAGGAGCTCGTCGGCTCTCCGCACAACATTATTCGGCACGACGACATGCCCGCCGGGGCCTTCAAGCTGATGTGGGACGAGCTCGAGCAGGGGCGCTCCTCCTGCGTCTACGTGCTCAACCGGGCCAAGGACGGGCGGGACTACTGGGTCTTCGCCACGATCGCCCCGCTGGCCGACGGCTACCTGTCCGTGCGCGTGCGCCCCACCAACCACGCCATGTTCACTCCCGTCAAGGAGATCTACGCCCGTGTGCGGGCCGCCGAGCGCGCCTACGCCGAGGAGGGCCACGGGCGCCGGGAGGTCGCCGAGCACGGGGCCGCGCTGCTGACCGAGGAGCTGGCGAAGCTTCAGTACCACGACCTGCACAACTTCGCCCGGGCCGCCCTCCCGCGGGAGCTGGCCCTGCTGGTCGTCGAGGGGGTGCGGGTGCCGCTCCGTGCCGAGTCGGACAATCCCATGTCCGCCGTTCTCCAGGCCGTCGCCGCCATCGAGCGGGACACCGACGAGCTCATCTACCAGCTCGGCGAGTACCAGGAGCTCATCAACGGCCTGGGCTCCTGGGCCGGCGGGGTGCGCTCGGTCATCGACCGGGCCGACCGCGTGGGCTCCCTCATGGGGGAGGTGACCAGCCCCGACGCCGAGTCCTCCGTTCCCAACGTCTCTGAGCGCGTCAAGGAGCGTGGGGCTCAGGCCGTCGAGGTGCTGCGCCAGCTCAACTCCTCCCTCGTGGCGCTCTACGAGGCGGCCTCCGAGGTGCGCTTTCGCAGCTCGATGATGCGTCTGCACACCCTCATGGCCGGCATCTTCGCCGCCGCCGTCCTGGACGGCCAGGAGGGGGAGTCCGCCGACGCTATCGGCGACCTCGCCGAGGCGATGCTCTCCGACCTGGAGGAGCTCGTGCCCTCCTGCCAGGAGGCGGCCAACCTGGCCGAGCGCCTGGAGGGCGACCTGAGATCCGTGGTCAGCAACCTCGACCGCGTCAAGCGGCCCTTCCAGCGCTGGATCCGCGCTCTTCAGGACGAGGGGGCCCAGGCGCTCGTCGAGGGCGTCGACGCCGAGGCCGCCCTGAGTGAGGCCGTCGCCGTGGGTGAGCAGGGCTTCCCGGAGACGGCCTCGCTGGCCGAGCTGGCCGCCAAGGCCCGCGGCGTCGTCGTGACCTTGGACGAACCCGTCATCCGCCAGCGGGTGGCGACCGTCCGCGAGACCCTGAGTCACCTGGGGGAGTAA
- a CDS encoding response regulator transcription factor — protein MTNAPTENLTRADGSPLRVLVVDDEQMLADLLASALRYEGWEVTTAGTGIAAVRSAQEIDPDVIVLDIMLPDFDGLEVMRRVRGHRPNVPVLFLTAKDAVEDRVAGLTAGGDDYVTKPFSLEEVVARLRALLRRSGASEEKQASLLEVGDLRMDEDSHEVWRGEDEIQLTATEFELLRYLMRNPRRVLSKPQILDRVWNYDFGGQANIVELYISYLRRKIDKGREPMIHTMRGVGYVLKPAAGTDERR, from the coding sequence GTGACTAACGCCCCCACCGAGAACCTCACCCGTGCCGACGGCTCCCCCTTGCGCGTCCTGGTCGTCGACGACGAGCAGATGCTCGCCGACCTGCTCGCCTCCGCCCTGCGTTACGAGGGATGGGAGGTCACCACTGCCGGGACCGGGATCGCAGCCGTGCGCTCCGCCCAGGAGATCGACCCCGACGTCATCGTCCTGGACATCATGCTGCCCGACTTCGACGGCCTGGAGGTCATGCGCCGGGTGCGCGGCCACCGCCCGAACGTGCCGGTCCTGTTCCTGACGGCCAAGGACGCCGTCGAGGACCGGGTGGCCGGACTGACCGCCGGCGGCGACGACTACGTCACCAAGCCCTTCTCCCTGGAGGAGGTCGTGGCCCGGCTGCGTGCCCTGTTGCGGCGCTCCGGGGCCAGCGAGGAGAAGCAGGCCTCCCTGCTGGAGGTCGGGGACCTGCGCATGGACGAGGACTCCCACGAGGTCTGGCGCGGCGAGGACGAGATCCAGCTGACCGCCACCGAGTTCGAGCTGCTGCGCTACCTCATGCGCAACCCCCGCCGGGTCCTGTCCAAGCCGCAGATCCTGGACCGGGTGTGGAACTACGACTTCGGCGGGCAGGCCAATATCGTCGAGCTGTACATCTCCTACCTGCGCCGCAAGATCGACAAGGGCCGCGAGCCCATGATCCACACGATGCGCGGCGTCGGATACGTCCTCAAGCCGGCCGCCGGCACCGATGAGCGCCGCTGA
- a CDS encoding sensor histidine kinase produces MSQQPAPPRRRISLRSWRPGSLLTPPRSLRTRLVVGVLGLVLVMAAVMSAFSTVSLRHTLMARTDSQLMAAAQRAADKRHDLTQEARKASDEAAQEGADKPGDQPDGAGGAGGGPGKEGVPPGLDAAGQSTGTLTLITTQTSSSDTASSETAAYIDKNGHYASISKEDCRLLLSQATEDHPVTVHLHHLGSYRVVATRDEASGSTVITGLSLEGDKGLIRTQLLIELTVALLGALVVALAGRTMVRSSLAPLERVARTAQRVASQPLERGEVSIEDRVEKADLDSSAEVGQVGGALNTLLGHVESALGARQRSETQVRQFVADASHELRTPLASIRGYTELIRREGADADLPEEATYALERVHSESVRMTALVEDLLLLARLDAGRELRREEVDLVGLLVDTVADARAAGPDHDWQLDLAVLEPPADATPEEAEDFLPEPPLVIGDEARLRQVIVNLLANARVHTPAGSHVTTTLAREGDTLIVRIHDDGPGIAPDVRDRLFERFARGDSSRERRTGSTGLGMSIALAIVQSHGGSIDVASSTAPEDHGTTFSVRLPAAVVEE; encoded by the coding sequence ATGTCCCAGCAGCCGGCACCGCCCCGGCGGCGGATCAGCCTGCGCTCGTGGAGACCCGGCTCGCTGCTCACGCCTCCTCGCAGTCTGCGCACCCGGCTGGTGGTCGGGGTGCTCGGGCTGGTGCTGGTCATGGCGGCGGTCATGAGCGCCTTCTCCACCGTCAGCCTGCGCCACACGCTCATGGCGCGCACGGACAGCCAGCTGATGGCGGCCGCCCAGCGCGCCGCCGACAAGCGCCATGACCTGACGCAGGAGGCCAGGAAGGCCTCCGATGAGGCGGCCCAGGAGGGCGCGGACAAGCCGGGCGATCAGCCCGACGGGGCCGGCGGGGCCGGCGGCGGCCCCGGCAAGGAGGGGGTCCCTCCGGGCCTCGACGCCGCCGGGCAGTCGACCGGCACGCTGACGCTCATCACCACGCAGACATCGTCCTCCGACACTGCGAGCAGTGAGACCGCCGCCTACATCGACAAGAACGGCCACTACGCGTCCATCTCCAAGGAGGACTGCCGGCTGCTGCTGTCCCAGGCCACGGAGGACCACCCCGTCACCGTGCACCTGCACCACCTGGGCAGCTACCGGGTGGTGGCTACCCGCGACGAGGCCTCGGGCAGCACGGTCATCACCGGGCTCTCCCTGGAGGGCGACAAGGGGCTCATCCGCACCCAGCTGCTCATCGAGCTGACGGTGGCCCTGCTGGGCGCCCTCGTGGTGGCCCTGGCCGGGCGGACCATGGTGCGCTCCTCGCTGGCGCCCCTGGAGCGGGTGGCCCGCACCGCGCAGCGCGTGGCCTCCCAGCCGCTGGAGCGCGGCGAGGTGAGCATCGAGGACCGCGTGGAGAAGGCGGACCTGGACTCCTCGGCCGAGGTCGGTCAGGTCGGCGGCGCCCTCAACACGCTACTGGGGCACGTGGAGTCCGCCCTGGGCGCGCGCCAGCGCTCGGAGACGCAGGTGCGCCAGTTCGTGGCCGACGCCTCCCACGAGCTGCGCACGCCGCTGGCTTCGATCCGCGGCTACACCGAGCTCATCCGCCGGGAGGGGGCCGACGCCGACCTGCCGGAGGAGGCCACCTACGCCCTGGAGCGCGTGCACTCCGAGTCGGTGCGGATGACGGCGCTCGTCGAGGACCTGCTGCTGCTGGCCCGTCTGGACGCCGGGCGCGAGCTGCGCCGCGAGGAGGTGGACCTGGTCGGCCTCCTGGTGGACACGGTGGCCGACGCCCGCGCGGCCGGCCCCGACCACGACTGGCAGCTGGATCTGGCCGTCCTGGAGCCGCCGGCCGACGCCACGCCGGAGGAGGCCGAGGACTTCCTGCCCGAGCCTCCGCTGGTCATCGGTGACGAGGCCCGTCTGCGTCAGGTCATCGTCAACCTCCTGGCCAACGCCCGGGTCCATACGCCGGCCGGTAGCCACGTGACCACGACGCTGGCCCGCGAGGGGGACACACTCATCGTGCGCATCCACGACGACGGCCCGGGGATCGCCCCCGACGTACGCGACCGCCTCTTCGAGCGCTTCGCCCGGGGGGACTCCTCGCGCGAGCGGCGCACCGGCTCCACGGGCCTGGGCATGTCGATCGCGCTGGCCATCGTCCAGTCCCACGGCGGGAGCATTGACGTCGCCTCTTCCACCGCGCCTGAGGACCACGGGACCACCTTCAGCGTCAGGCTCCCGGCCGCCGTCGTCGAGGAGTAA
- a CDS encoding phosphatase PAP2 family protein, translating to MASFQSQSSRSLGQLRLRGGLLALSCLAATLGLWGLFVFTHTGQTLDAMALEGSEIGSHYVSAHARRLLSVVSMPAAVVLVVTILVIGLLRRSHRRAVWAVVAVVGANLTTQILKYQFLWRPDFNITERWDNANTLPSGHTTMAASAAVALILLSGRRWRPLSAWAGGLFTVAMGYSTLVCQWHRPSDVLAGIFVPVSWGALAVAGGAWRAPWSLREGTGEESSGEVPGLTTVGTIPVTAAGPRLWHQLVANILMAAAGIVCTLGALGLGAWVWWHLDGPQTRWQLFGAYATGSVAVVGVTCLTLSALVSLTDWGRTRRKHDARHRD from the coding sequence GTGGCCTCCTTTCAGTCGCAGTCCTCCCGCTCCCTGGGACAGCTGCGTCTGCGCGGGGGCCTGCTGGCCCTGTCCTGCCTGGCGGCGACGCTCGGCCTGTGGGGGCTGTTCGTGTTCACCCACACCGGCCAGACCCTCGACGCCATGGCCCTGGAGGGTTCGGAGATCGGCTCGCACTACGTGAGCGCCCACGCCCGTAGGCTCCTGTCGGTGGTGTCCATGCCGGCCGCGGTCGTCCTGGTGGTGACGATCCTCGTCATCGGTCTGCTGCGGCGCAGCCACCGGCGCGCGGTGTGGGCCGTCGTCGCCGTGGTCGGGGCCAACCTGACCACCCAGATCCTCAAGTACCAGTTCCTGTGGCGGCCCGACTTCAACATCACCGAGCGCTGGGACAACGCCAACACCCTGCCCTCGGGGCACACCACCATGGCGGCCTCGGCCGCGGTCGCCCTCATCCTGCTGTCCGGGCGGCGCTGGCGGCCGCTGTCGGCCTGGGCCGGGGGGCTGTTCACCGTCGCCATGGGCTACTCCACCCTCGTGTGCCAGTGGCACCGCCCCTCCGACGTCCTGGCCGGGATCTTCGTGCCCGTGTCCTGGGGCGCCCTCGCCGTAGCCGGCGGGGCCTGGCGCGCCCCCTGGTCGCTGCGCGAGGGGACCGGGGAGGAGAGCTCCGGTGAGGTGCCCGGACTGACCACCGTGGGGACGATTCCCGTGACGGCCGCCGGTCCGCGCCTGTGGCACCAGCTCGTTGCCAACATTCTCATGGCGGCCGCCGGCATCGTGTGCACCCTGGGGGCGCTTGGCCTGGGGGCCTGGGTGTGGTGGCACCTGGACGGCCCGCAGACGCGCTGGCAGCTCTTCGGCGCCTACGCCACCGGGTCGGTGGCCGTCGTCGGCGTCACCTGCCTGACCCTGTCCGCGCTCGTCTCACTGACCGACTGGGGCCGCACCCGCCGCAAGCACGACGCCCGCCACCGCGACTGA
- a CDS encoding class C sortase: MTALLPSLRDRITQARTSQAQGELDDAAPQPGPVSPDGPASPEIDPKKAARRKVLRERFLTWLPLVLVLVGVAVLLYPVMATQHNNDEQQRLAKMYTATVNSAGPETIAKERASAETYNNNLESAPILDPWLESQRPDTPQYQAYLHEMDIDPVMARIVIPSIHVSLPIYHGTDSRTLTEGVGHLFGTSLPVGGPSTHSVLTGHTGLSTATMFDNLNQLKKGDVFYVSSLGQTLKYEVNDITVVKPEETDSLRKVPGRDLVTLITCTPYGVNSHRLLVTGERVPMDPTAAAAEEAKALPAPMQTWMKAIIVAVVIILAVVVGILVRLWWTRRRRSRGAVGRAAKGSDAREAGRGDDSPDDGAPERWPGRPLQDVVGSAGAVGAAGADAQFTDETSELEVISPSAAAGQSAGSDASPDLKAAPTEPQEPQTASPYGPITPAAGGQGEDPFSDLEARES; encoded by the coding sequence GTGACAGCGCTACTCCCATCACTTCGTGACCGCATCACCCAGGCCCGCACCAGCCAGGCCCAGGGGGAACTCGACGACGCGGCCCCGCAGCCCGGCCCCGTTTCCCCCGACGGCCCCGCCTCCCCGGAGATTGACCCGAAGAAGGCGGCCCGCCGCAAGGTCCTGCGTGAGCGCTTCCTGACCTGGCTGCCGCTGGTCCTGGTGCTCGTCGGCGTCGCCGTCCTCCTGTACCCGGTCATGGCGACCCAGCACAACAACGACGAGCAGCAGCGCCTGGCCAAGATGTACACCGCCACCGTGAACTCGGCCGGCCCGGAGACCATCGCCAAGGAGCGCGCCTCCGCCGAGACCTACAACAACAACCTGGAGAGCGCGCCGATCCTCGACCCCTGGCTCGAGTCGCAGCGCCCCGACACCCCCCAGTACCAGGCCTACCTCCACGAGATGGACATCGACCCGGTCATGGCCCGGATCGTCATCCCCTCCATCCACGTGAGCCTGCCCATCTATCACGGCACCGACAGCCGCACCCTGACAGAGGGAGTCGGGCACCTGTTCGGCACGAGCCTGCCGGTGGGCGGCCCCTCCACCCACTCGGTCCTCACCGGTCACACCGGGCTGTCCACCGCGACCATGTTCGACAACCTCAACCAGCTCAAGAAGGGCGACGTCTTCTACGTCTCCTCCCTGGGCCAGACCCTCAAGTACGAGGTCAACGACATCACCGTCGTCAAGCCCGAGGAGACCGACTCCCTGCGCAAGGTCCCCGGACGCGACCTGGTCACCCTCATCACCTGTACGCCCTACGGCGTCAACTCCCACCGCCTCCTGGTCACCGGTGAGCGCGTCCCCATGGACCCCACGGCCGCCGCGGCCGAGGAGGCCAAGGCACTGCCCGCCCCCATGCAGACCTGGATGAAGGCCATCATCGTGGCCGTCGTCATCATCCTGGCCGTCGTCGTCGGAATCCTCGTGCGCCTGTGGTGGACGCGCCGTCGCCGCTCCCGGGGTGCCGTCGGGCGAGCCGCCAAGGGCTCAGACGCCCGCGAGGCAGGCCGCGGTGATGACTCACCCGACGACGGCGCGCCCGAGCGCTGGCCCGGACGCCCCCTGCAGGACGTCGTCGGCTCCGCCGGGGCTGTCGGGGCCGCCGGAGCGGATGCGCAGTTCACCGACGAGACCAGCGAGCTCGAGGTCATCAGCCCATCGGCCGCCGCGGGGCAGAGCGCCGGAAGCGACGCCTCCCCGGACCTGAAGGCCGCGCCCACTGAGCCGCAGGAACCGCAGACCGCCTCCCCCTACGGGCCGATCACCCCGGCCGCAGGGGGCCAGGGGGAGGACCCGTTCAGCGACCTGGAGGCACGCGAGTCGTGA
- a CDS encoding SpaH/EbpB family LPXTG-anchored major pilin — translation MHSLNTRRGLGLAAAMTLAAGALVAPTGAAAPADPNGSTIDPDAATTLTVHKCEQTDTNGVKEGTGNEDPQAECKPVSDVEFTITKLNVDLTTYDGWKTLADLKGDVVKAGALKSTTVQKITTGANGLASFTDAQTEVGAYLVSETRTPDKVIPAEDFVVTLPMTNPQDTAKWNYNVHVYPKNTLSGVDKQVTDKPAPGSGRDITYTITTSIPKVDYPGGARIKRYEVVDRLDKRIKKEALTPVVKIVGQNEVTLAETTDYTLITAEGKDHNWATIQLTEEGRRKASEARYNGNGETKLQVTLNAKFDAAVNLEGDLSNTAGLIPNDSPNFTWDPNNPGTTTDIPGIPTTPVLSKYGKVVLTKTGTDDLADKTKYNGAQFQVYECTKTASGATLRDSDPSTQTVDPLTIGGEKTFTTAGQGTVEINYLRANDYVNGAKKDQLTDEDYYCLVETKAPEGYNLQADPLPFRVLAEKAEKKAATEVTVTDIPKNAGFRLPLTGANGVIFLTIAGALLVAGGAVVAYANKRRHVAKH, via the coding sequence ATGCACTCCCTCAACACGCGCCGGGGCCTCGGCCTCGCCGCTGCGATGACGCTCGCCGCCGGCGCGCTCGTCGCCCCGACCGGCGCGGCGGCACCCGCTGACCCGAACGGCTCCACCATCGACCCCGACGCGGCCACCACGCTGACCGTCCACAAGTGCGAGCAGACCGACACCAACGGCGTCAAGGAGGGGACCGGTAACGAGGACCCCCAGGCCGAGTGCAAGCCCGTCTCCGACGTCGAGTTCACCATCACCAAGCTGAACGTGGACCTGACGACCTACGACGGCTGGAAGACCCTCGCGGACCTCAAGGGTGACGTGGTCAAGGCCGGTGCCCTCAAGAGCACCACCGTCCAGAAGATCACCACCGGTGCCAACGGTCTGGCCTCCTTCACCGACGCCCAGACCGAGGTCGGCGCCTACCTCGTCAGCGAGACGCGCACCCCCGACAAGGTCATCCCGGCCGAGGACTTCGTCGTCACCCTGCCGATGACCAACCCGCAGGACACCGCCAAGTGGAACTACAACGTCCACGTCTACCCCAAGAACACCCTCTCCGGTGTGGACAAGCAGGTGACCGACAAGCCGGCCCCCGGCTCCGGGCGCGACATCACCTACACCATCACCACCTCCATCCCGAAGGTGGACTACCCCGGCGGTGCGCGCATCAAGCGCTACGAGGTCGTTGACCGCCTCGACAAGCGCATCAAGAAGGAAGCCCTGACCCCGGTCGTCAAGATCGTCGGTCAGAACGAGGTGACCCTGGCGGAGACCACCGACTACACCCTCATCACTGCCGAGGGTAAGGACCACAACTGGGCCACCATCCAGCTCACCGAGGAGGGCCGCCGCAAGGCCTCCGAGGCGCGCTACAACGGCAACGGCGAGACCAAGCTCCAGGTGACCCTGAACGCCAAGTTCGACGCCGCCGTCAACCTCGAGGGCGACCTGTCCAACACCGCGGGCCTCATCCCCAACGACAGCCCCAACTTCACCTGGGACCCGAACAACCCCGGCACCACCACGGACATCCCCGGCATCCCCACCACCCCCGTGCTCTCCAAGTACGGCAAGGTGGTTCTCACCAAGACCGGTACGGACGACCTGGCCGACAAGACCAAGTACAACGGCGCCCAGTTCCAGGTCTACGAGTGCACCAAGACCGCCAGCGGTGCCACGCTGCGTGACTCCGACCCCAGCACCCAGACCGTCGACCCGCTGACCATCGGTGGGGAGAAGACCTTCACCACCGCCGGCCAGGGCACCGTGGAGATCAACTACCTGCGCGCCAACGACTACGTCAACGGTGCGAAGAAGGACCAGCTGACCGACGAGGACTACTACTGCCTCGTGGAGACCAAGGCCCCCGAGGGCTACAACCTCCAGGCCGACCCGCTCCCCTTCCGGGTCCTGGCTGAGAAGGCCGAGAAGAAGGCCGCGACCGAGGTGACCGTCACCGACATCCCGAAGAACGCCGGCTTCCGCCTGCCGCTGACCGGTGCCAACGGCGTCATCTTCCTGACCATCGCCGGCGCCCTGCTGGTGGCCGGTGGCGCGGTGGTCGCCTACGCCAACAAGCGCCGTCACGTTGCCAAGCACTGA